A part of Leishmania panamensis strain MHOM/PA/94/PSC-1 chromosome 34 sequence genomic DNA contains:
- a CDS encoding phosphatidylinositol-4-phosphate 5-kinase-like, putative (TriTrypDB/GeneDB-style sysID: LpmP.34.0500) — protein sequence MESRDEHARASVDDIKGEGVVHQCEGIVPSSATLSSRGNGTDKELQMRRLQRENHLLRLQLLKLREQQHQLLHTSAATTCPASHGALAVLDVVEAAAPECTLAPPLLAPQQVLSDTTEEEEASTLRARMLQRREERQQRAMVVRSLLHNVQHLHNELSQQQQQLEAGQRNSDGTVTAVSPASPLLETALAEPMGSAAAAKLNTIQDAYDEMVQRHALSTSPSPAISALALPDKPACVGTRAVDDLSAEALLQRFQLRKSQRLLRLEQLLGPEYDAAGSAAAGSLCESDNTEMMPLGAAPQSADTGQRGEWGPSSLISSAAAEDGGVKGIDGDTGSGSLPRRPGRAGESGPSTTAAAIAPCSGPTKNPNQIGRAVSDAVKNNSWYLCKVLEAALLDTIQARPTNETPVLTLSTSSEKHNPLGSHSKAASLADTSSFSSSPASATSLCSPIVSGAAASGAYVSTTLTTGAAPAILQPESIATSPTSMKVPQLLYPKGVSDTALKRAIEESLLLPFRCMQDSPRRLTPSQAAEESLPAFEAENRDAELRRCFAEGASKDLLLISGTHREDNVEGIAAGNDGEPPEGADMLGANDENLDPFARLLLARLSANLPATTAKSDKKNKQPRQYGSGRDESMQSSSMSLGASAVPSPTRSKAGVAFVAAAGSDRRVHAPKKHFSRLDEVQVEMHAPVIFNQIRDFLRMDVDRFRRAFAPTSPAQPDADGAEATSTPRRRAVQAHQRRRVGVSVGADEATAWRISVSPGKSGTTLLYFSDFVMKTVRPRELDFLLRKFLPAYVRYCERNPHTLLPRFYALATLRWWKAGVVQHFVLMQNVFATPYYIHRIYDVKGSTVNRTALQPGKPPPRTAFGALLLKDNDLPPQLIMCGTYQRAIMLAQLRSDVGFLRQLNVVDYSCMIGVRSRLFSLKEGPSKTLLLLRRQHNNTHMDHFGGRINNVGDVATQETNGRTPSEVMCVTGETASANGQSIGMWAVDPTLSTSSADAQQRGSDDDVYVCIHGCDGGLLSLPIYTPGDDSTAREEVYYLGIIDVLQTYNSAKKLESFAKGFVSDRRAISVIAPDKYAERLYNVLERITV from the coding sequence ATGGAGTCGCGCGATGAGCATGCCAGGGCCTCAGTGGATGACATCAAGGGTGAAGGTGTTGTCCATCAGTGCGAAGGTATTGTACCTTCCTCGGCAACTCTGTCTTCGCGCGGCAACGGGACGGATAAAGAGCTGCAGATGCGCCGACTCCAGCGTGAGAATCATCTCCTGCGGTTGCAACTCCTCaagctgcgcgagcagcagcaccagctaCTTCACACCAGTGCGGCGACAACGTGTCCGGCCTCCCATGGTGCTCTAGCCGTATTAGACGTCgtagaggcggcggcgccggagTGCACGCTAGCCCCACCCctgctggcgccgcagcaggtgctCTCTGACACAaccgaagaagaagaagctaGCACCCTACGCGCCCGCATGTTGCagcggagagaagaaagacagcagcgcgccatgGTGGTGCGGTCGCTACTGCACAACGTTCAGCATCTTCACAACGAGCTCtctcaacagcagcagcaacttgAGGCGGGACAGAGGAACTCGGACGGCACCGTCACGGCAGTCTCGCCCGCGTCTCCACTTCTAGAAACGGCACTGGCAGAGCCGATGGGgtcggcagctgcggcaaagCTCAACACCATCCAGGACGCCTACGATGAAATGGTCCAGCGACATGCATTGTCAACCAGCCCTTCCCCAGCGATATCTGCGCTGGCGTTGCCGGACAAGCCTGCCTGCGTCGGCACGCGCGCCGTCGACGACTTGTcggccgaggcgctgctgcagcgctttcAGCTCCGCAAGTCACAGCGCTTGCTGcggctggagcagctgttgGGCCCCGAGTACGATGCGGCAgggagcgctgccgctgggtCACTCTGTGAAAGTGACAATACGGAAATGATGCCTCTCGGTGCCGCGCCCCAGAGTGCAGATACCGGGCAACGTGGAGAGTGGGGGCCATCCTCTCTCATtagcagcgcggcagcggaagATGGCGGGGTGAAGGGGATTGACGGCGACACCGGGAGCGGCAGCCTGCCTCGGCGCCCCGGCCGTGCCGGGGAAAGCGGTCCCAGTACAACAGCAGCCGCTATAGCCCCATGCTCTGGGCCCACGAAGAACCCGAATCAAATTGGCCGTGCTGTGAGCGACGCCGTGAAAAACAACAGCTGGTACCTCTGCAAAGTACTGGAGGCGGCACTGCTCGACACAATTCAAGCGCGGCCGACAAACGAGACACCCGTGCTGACACTGTCGACCTCGTCGGAGAAGCACAATCCACTTGGCTCACACTCTAAGGCAGCGTCGCTTGCAGACACGTCatcgttctcctcctcgcctgcCTCAGCTACTTCACTGTGCAGTCCTATCGTCAGTGGGGCTGCTGCAAGCGGCGCCTACGTCTCCACGACCCTGACGACCGGAGCCGCGCCTGCAATACTGCAGCCAGAATCGATCGCGACTTCTCCAACCTCCATGAAGGTCCCCCAGCTGCTCTACCCCAAGGGTGTGAGTGACACGGCGCTGAAGCGGGCTATCGAGGAGTCGCTGCTCCTGCCCTTTCGCTGCATGCAAGACTCACCACGGCGTTTGACGCCATcacaggcggcggaggagagtTTACCGGCGTTCGAGGCAGAGAACCGTgacgcagagctgcgccgttGCTTTGCGGAAGGTGCCAGCAAGGATTTGTTGCTCATCAGCGGTACGCATCGCGAGGACAACGTAGAAGGCATCGCAGCTGGAAATGACGGCGAGCCTCCCGAGGGGGCCGATATGCTAGGCGCCAACGACGAGAACCTCGACCCGTTCGCCCGTCTGCTGCTCGCACGTCTCTCCGCCAATTTACCTGCGACCACCGCCAAGTCAGACAAGAAGAATAAGCAACCGAGACAgtacggcagcggcagggatGAGTCCATGCAGTCGTCCTCCATGTCCCTCGGCGCGTCTGCGGTACCCAGTCCCACAAGATCGAAGGCTGGCGTTGCCTTcgtggcggcagctggcAGTGACCGCCGCGTGCACGCCCCCAAGAAGCACTTCAGTCGCCTCGATGAGGTGCAGGTTGAGATGCACGCACCGGTCATCTTCAACCAAATCCGCGACTTCCTGCGCATGGACGTGGACCGTTTTCGGCGCGCCTTTGCACCAACCTCGCCGGCGCAGCCCGATGCAGACGGCGCTGAAGCAACGAGCACTCCGCGCCGGCGCGCGGTCCAGGCACATCAACGTCGTCGTGTCGGTGTCTCGGTCGGTGCGGACGAGGCCACCGCGTGGCGCATCAGCGTGTCGCCTGGCAAGAGCGGGACAACCTTGCTGTACTTTAGCGACTTTGTCATGAAGACGGTCCGGCCCAGGGAACTGGACTTCCTACTGCGCAAGTTCCTGCCAGCGTATGTGCGGTACTGCGAGCGCAACCCGCatacgctgctgccgcgcttcTACGCGCTAGCgacgctgcggtggtggaaggCTGGTGTGGTGCAGCACTTTGTACTCATGCAGAATGTCTTCGCAACACCGTACTACATTCACCGTATCTACGATGTGAAGGGCAGCACAGTGAACCGGACAGCGCTCCAGCCGGGCaaaccgccgccgcgtacgGCCTTCGGGGCGCTCCTGCTCAAGGACAACGACCTACCTCCGCAGCTCATTATGTGTGGCACGTATCAGCGCGCCATCATGCTCGCCCAGTTACGCTCCGACGTTGGCTTCTTGCGCCAACTCAACGTGGTGGACTACAGCTGTATGATCGGTGTCCGTagtcgcctcttctccctcaaAGAGGGACCCTCCAAGACGCTTCTGCTCCTGCGCCGGCAGCACAACAACACCCACATGGACCACTTCGGCGGCCGCATTAACAATGTCGGCGATGTCGCCACACAGGAAACCAACGGAAGAACGCCCAGTGAGGTCATGTGCGTGACCGGCGAAACGGCCTCTGCAAACGGGCAGAGCATCGGCATGTGGGCGGTGGACCCGACGCTGTCGACGTCCTCCGCCGATGCGCAGCAACGCGGCTCTGACGATGATGTCTACGTCTGCATCCACGGGTGTGATGGTGGATTACTGTCGCTGCCGATCTACACCCCTGGTGACGACTCGACCGCGCGTGAGGAGGTATATTACCTTGGCATTATTGATGTACTGCAGACGTACAACTCCGCCAAGAAGTTGGAGAGCTTCGCGAAAGGATTTGTCAGCGACCGGCGTGCCATTAGCGTGATTGCCCCAGATAAGTATGCGGAGAGGCTGTACAATGTGCTGGAGCGCATCACAGTGTAG
- a CDS encoding hypothetical protein (TriTrypDB/GeneDB-style sysID: LpmP.34.0510) has protein sequence MHPTQSGMLATSPPTPESSLETSTPDRRGPAPFRLEEAPVYRDAWARQHPSIHLLFHRDIITHLVWCAAACRYLTGGADGAVKLWRSELQPRASSSHATSSSCAEHPVLIPEAHVITLGGPVTGLCASGQAVGNSEVAVVASTDGTLTLCRTGTREIIRTLRGARGESLEHSRQIAPPRCGPALSGLGKDHVSEEGDSSALARGDQQLTHRYFKGPTWYAAEAYSCRLAPSSDMAIVRRPVYTVRAYRNEAREALTSSSNEYFQGLRTVAPTYEHLTQHEEKNADVLAQFSVAPAPPTSTPNSTMPRQWYASAIALAAAPAVIYTSNVSGGGGALSSHSALDPLLLLGFPKGLVQAYVLPQRWFSLHQHGETRLDPPAVRVPVFSGLLHSATVLGIEVLVGRDMVASVSEDCTTQLRRLSCLHAPLRQLGVVVSLPTPVSHVPPSPLKSLSSRAPSLWQHVGSAEGHSRPVTCCCVDEEHQLLITGSADHTLCWWNLMAGSSSIPIRVVTLRDTATAADLRSGADGTPSSPSSPPALVVRGGYPVDVSLFRRRLLDERNKDASPAVVTADDASGRSSLGRSFQMALFLLVLDTERVVRIFDALSGKLIASEIEPRTAATATASGVVDKLNSVTKEARLARYDCVNGTDRVLLGGLYLVPWYLARSVDSAVMRGHTASIIFTAWCASLKCAVTADAHHVLFWRLRAGQKGDPTAEVLRAWRITAGIQSVALCDTEATDEHSHLQRPSLFIAHESEAVIGQYDCLLSDASPAHGTSGLPQPHLLQRLSLHDSVLVNALAAVTAVARSSATQGVSSAEVMTAYALAVGHATRGTGGETLHGASGESRLLMYPLLLSSATTVSASTQATATIDGAAGPIAPLRELRLSGSHADGNNSIVSVLGLPCANLVVVGGRRVLYTAPLSSMATSAVPCDPLPLGRAAAAQLRWRGSNLSMRAPQPTAVFPGPLISLDDSTTLSMANGEAAELADGDAMVAVALADSLLTGFLSRLVHIPHDTAASAPDSGEAAVCLVLSGSNDGLVQLWDVHHGRELWQCRAVMTREPITALAVHHCDTQWLVAAGDQSGVLTLLDITSVVQAARQVVAADAQGPRKPGARTTGWPQHGLEREEGRMLDRWLAHADAVSGAFFTTVPAGVSDEAATALQLLTTGEDSAVMLWTLPSCSLLSTSPIKPNYELSGILLLRPCERAGATNHRRSHAPVRVQPSIMKLPWAARQAYEAWRQQYVRERLLDGKSTELSAALMRFYMPAKPLEGTTAGESANVEPGEEESEEEAKLIDRAWAVLTADVRAFSRSVVPAEPQGDALAVAPRPLTVVQAWCKSLSPDVTAKHTATAFSSNLPATKIQPHCDKNVIKTSCKSVTPSTVPSGAAGRPALPPSPLILAFADRCCDGHGRGGCSSARQRSTSECVARASSVRECLRQTLRVVVQSSVENASSQRALGTAMATQRRYSIALGPSLLPSVADPFEFADKTLPLPGKPSLVSDETPNCIEGANSEMPRTPPACALISTSPGGLSHGGTPNSLTQQVADHGATPRRYVGFTGEGGEPRSAPCTVPAAPLQSQSSRMVVTYRVGYSVHAPLVRSTSADRCAGASAKHGRLLRKTTPEDARDTAMNEFATAPRLSERHFVDDDADLNATVDAPYGGLAGGDTAAIVMQHANRHRRRAEALQCLIMLEQADLNLCCRGTARKGTADGKRKLAGDAVGRSVLRGGGTVALGLPQCSVRRVSATARQWERSLKKKQPKTCTGGSSQRSGSPQAAAVSPPKVPLVLVSDAYLKPVLTRVGASSALLSDYAAAARTTTANRTALSLESASVYDSAWYAERQRRRDAAREKARLWNSHRVMKTLLGWTASPGEPSSDIEEPLSATAGRFEDGHIFALGTKATTMGLSNPLTAAGKTSSPPVLTLPPILALRSPTANSLSPVVDDAMASPDAAAAALAALLCVSPTTAIDAAVHHGLPSRKVLHAEMAAAKARMRQSVQLRAACQREHRAMATEVGDDSVVDVVEQLDSVDTDSLSEEQRDPDKATSADSVGRRSHQGQMKSGHGAPIAASISPLGKSGCAPRRALQSHEGAEPRRMATVPLPTATTRQELFGNSTWLHK, from the coding sequence ATGCACCCAACTCAGTCGGGAATGCTAGCGACTAGCCCGCCAACACCGGAGTCCTCCTTGGAGACCTCCACCCCTGATAGACGCGGCCCCGCACCATTCCGGCTAGAAGAGGCGCCCGTGTACCGCGATGCTTGGGCCCGGCAGCACCCCTCCatccaccttctcttccaccgcGACATCATTACGCACCTCGTATGGTGTGCGGCGGCGTGTCGCTATCTGACCGGAGGTGCCGACGGAGCGGTGAAGCTGTGGCGATCGGAACTGCAACCCCGCGCGTCCTCATCGCATGCGACCTCCTCGTCCTGTGCAGAGCACCCCGTGCTCATTCCGGAGGCCCACGTCATCACGCTCGGTGGCCCTGTCACCGGCCTGTGCGCGAGTGGCCAGGCAGTCGGCAACTctgaggtggcggtggtcgcCTCAACCGATGGGACGTTGACGCTATGCCGCACCGGCACACGCGAGATCATCCGCACGTTGCGTGGTGCACGGGGGGAGTCCCTGGAGCACTCTCGCCAGATTGCGCCGCCACGATGCGGCCCTGCGCTCAGCGGGCTTGGAAAGGACCACGTCAGTGAGGAGGGTGACAGTAGCGCTTTGGCAAGGGGAGATCAACAACTTACTCATCGCTACTTCAAGGGCCCAACGTGGTACGCCGCGGAAGCGTACAGCTGTCGCCTCGCCCCTTCCTCAGACATGGCGATTGTGCGCAGGCCCGTCTACACGGTGCGCGCGTACAGAAACGAGGCCCGTGAGGCCCTCACCAGCTCCTCCAACGAATACTTCCAAGGCCTGCGCACTGTGGCGCCGACCTACGAGCACCTGACACAACACGAGGAGAAGAACGCAGATGTGTTGGCGCAGTTCAGCGTCGCTCCAGCCCCGCCGACCTCCACGCCCAACTCGACCATGCCTCGACAATGGTACGCGTCCGCCATcgcgctcgctgcagcgcctgccgtgATTTACACCAGCAacgtcagcggcggtggaggtgccTTGTCGTCACACTCAGCGCTGGatccgttgctgctgcttggctttCCTAAAGGACTCGTTCAGGCCTATgtgctgccacagcgctgGTTTTCTTTGCATCAGCACGGCGAGACGCGGCTGGACCCGCCAGCGGTGCGCGTCCCCGTCTTCTCGGGCCTCCTCCACTCAGCGACGGTATTGGGCATAGAGGTGCTCGTGGGTCGCGACATGGTCGCCTCTGTAAGCGAAGACTGCAcaacgcagctgcggcggctttCGTGCTTGCATGCGCCACTGCGGCAACTCGGTGTGGTCGTCTCGCTGCCCACACCCGTGTCTCACGTGCCCCCATCCCCCCTGAAGTCTCTCTCATCAcgagcgccgtcgctgtggcAGCACGTTGGCAGCGCTGAAGGTCACTCTCGACCCGTCACatgctgctgcgtcgacgAAGAGCACCAGTTGCTCATCACTGGAAGTGCCGACCACACGCTCTGCTGGTGGAACCTCATGGCAGGAAGCTCCTCTATCCCAATACGCGTCGTGACGTTGCGTGACACTGCGACCGCCGCAGACCTGAGGAGCGGGGCTGACggcaccccctcctcaccaTCCAGCccgccggcgctggtggtACGAGGCGGCTACCCAGTGGACGTGAGCCTGTTCCGTCGGCGGCTACTCGATGAGCGCAACAAGGATGCGTCACCGGCCGTCGTCACGGCTGACGATGCAAGCGGCAGGAGCTCGTTGGGACGCAGCTTCCAAATGGCTCTATTTCTGCTCGTGCTAGACACCGAGCGAGTTGTTCGTATATTTGACGCCCTCTCGGGGAAGCTCATCGCCTCCGAAATTGAGCCGCgtaccgctgccaccgcgacGGCTTCTGGCGTCGTCGACAAGTTGAACAGCGTGACCAAGGAAGCTCGTCTTGCCCGCTACGACTGCGTAAACGGTACTGACCGGGTGCTCCTGGGTGGGCTATACTTGGTGCCGTGGTACCTCGCCCGTTCGGTGGACTCCGCTGTGATGCGCGGCCATACGGCGTCGATTATCTTCACCGCCTGGTGTGCGTCCCTGAAGTGTGCTGTGACAGCTGACGCGCACCACGTGCTCTTCTGGCGGCTACGCGCTGGACAGAAGGGAGATCCCACAGCAGAGGTACTGCGAGCATGGCGCATCACGGCTGGCATTCAATCTGTCGCCCTGTGCGACACGGAGGCCACTGATGAACACTCCCACCTGCAGCGACCATCCCTGTTCATTGCGCACGAGTCAGAGGCAGTCATTGGGCAGTATGACTGCCTTCTCTCTGACGCCTCGCCGGCTCACGGCACGAGTGGGCTGCCCCAGCCTCACCTTCTGCAGCGACTCTCTCTTCACGACAGTGTCTTAGTGAACGCACTCGCCGCGGTAACTGCAGTGGCcaggagcagcgcaacgCAGGGAGTCAGCAGCGCGGAGGTGATGACAGCCTATGCCCTAGCTGTGGGTCACGCCACACGTGGAACGGGTGGGGAGACGCTGCATGGGGCGAGTGGGGAAAGCCGCCTGTTGATGTACCCGCTGCTACTGTCGAGTGCCACAACAGTGTCAGCAAGCACACAGGCAACTGCGACAATCGACGGAGCGGCAGGGCCCATTGCACCGCTTCGTGAACTCCGTCTTTCCGGCTCGCACGCAGACGGCAACAACAGCATCGTGAGCGTGTTAGGGCTTCCGTGTGCAAATCTGGTTGTTGTGGGTGGCCGGCGTGTCTTGTACACGGCACCCCTCTCTAGCATGGCCACCTCGGCTGTCCCGTGTGACCCGCTGCCCCTGgggcgggcggcggcagcgcagctaAGGTGGCGAGGTTCAAATCTGTCGATGCGGGCGCCGCAGCCAACAGCGGTCTTTCCCGGTCCTCTGATCTCGCTGGATGACTCAACCACTCTTAGCATGGCAAATggggaggcggcagagcTGGCGGACGGTGACGCTATGGTCGCAGTGGCCCTCGCGGACTCGTTGCTAACGGGCTTCCTGTCTCGCCTGGTGCACATCCCGCACGACACCGCTGCTTCCGCACCGGACAGTGGTGAGGCAGCTGTATGCCTGGTGCTGTccggcagcaacgacggccTCGTGCAGCTTTGGGACGTGCACCACGGCCGGGAGCTGTGGCAGTGCCGTGCGGTGATGACACGTGAGCCCATTACGGCACTCGCAGTGCACCATTGTGATACGCAGTGGCTCGTTGCCGCAGGCGACCAGAGTGGTGTTTTGACGCTGCTCGACATCACCAGCGTCGTGCAGGCCGCACGCCAGGTGGTTGCTGCAGACGCTCAGGGACCTCGGAAACCAGGCGCAAGGACCACTGGGTGGCCGCAGCATGGGCTGGAGCGTGAGGAAGGTCGAATGCTTGATCGCTGGCTGGCGCATGCGGACGCCGTCTCGGGTGCTTTTTTCACAACAGTGCCGGCCGGTGTCAGTGATGAGGCGGCCACCGCTCTCCAGCTCCTTACGACCGGAGAGGATTCCGCCGTGATGCTTtggacgctgccgtcgtgtTCTTTGTTGTCGACCTCCCCAATCAAACCAAATTACGAACTTAGCGGCATTTTGCTGCTCCGTCCATGTGAACGCGCGGGCGCAACcaaccaccgccgctcccacGCCCCAGTGCGGGTGCAACCGAGTATAATGAAGCTTCCGTGGGCCGCCAGGCAAGCGTACGaagcgtggcggcagcagtacGTACGCGAGCGTCTGCTTGATGGCAAATCCACGGAACTATCGGCTGCCTTGATGCGCTTTTACATGCCAGCCAAACCTCTGGAGGGCACCACAGCAGGCGAATCGGCGAACGTGGAACCGGGCGAAGAGgaaagtgaagaggaggcgaaaCTCATCGATCGCGCATGGGCAGTGCTGACGGCTGATGTCCGCGCGTTCTCGCGGTCTGTGGTCCCCGCTGAGCCTCAAGGTGACGCACTTGCGGTAGCACCGCGACCGCTCACTGTGGTGCAAGCGTGGTGCAAGTCCCTCTCACCGGATGTCACGGCCAAGCACACGGCAACCGCCTTCTCGAGCAACCTACCAGCCACGAAGATCCAGCCCCACTGCGACAAGAACGTGATCAAGACGTCCTGTAAGTCTGTGACACCGTCGACCGTGCCATCGGGTGCCGCAGGAAGGCCAGCACTGCCTCCCTCGCCGCTTATCCTCGCCTTTGccgaccgctgctgcgacggacACGGCAGAGGTGGATGCAGCTCGGCTCGCCAGCGGAGTACGTCAGAGTGTGTGGCACGTGCTTCATCCGTACGAGAGTGCCTGCGCCAGACGCTACGCGTTGTTGTGCAAAGCTCCGTCGAAAATGCCTCCTCGCAGCGTGCGTTGGGGACAGCCATGGCGACGCAGCGGAGGTACAGCATTGCTCTAGGACCATCACTGTTGCCGTCCGTTGCAGACCCCTTCGAGTTTGCAGACAaaacgctgccgctgccagggAAGCCATCGTTGGTCAGCGACGAGACCCCCAACTGCATTGAAGGTGCGAACAGCGAGATGCCAAGGACACCGCCGGCCTGCGCCCTCATCTCTACGTCACCTGGTGGCCTTTCCCACGGTGGCACACCGAACAGCTTGACACAACAGGTGGCAGACCACGGGGCTACGCCACGGCGCTACGTTGGCTTCACGGGTGAGGGTGGCGAACCTCGGTCAGCGCCGTGCACCGTGCCCGCCGCACCCCTCCAAAGCCAATCGTCTCGTATGGTTGTTACGTACCGTGTCGGGTACAGCGTCCACGCACCACTGGTCCGAAGTACATCTGCAGACCGGTGTGCCGGAGCGTCTGCAAAGCACGGTAGACTCCTCCGCAAGACAACGCCGGAGGACGCGCGCGACACAGCGATGAATGAGTTCGCAACGGCACCGCGACTGTCAGAACGTCATTTCGtagacgacgacgctgaccTGAACGCCACGGTCGACGCACCCTACGGAGGCCTCGCAGGCGGTGACACAGCGGCGATTGTCATGCAGCACGCCAACCGCCACCGGCGTCGCGCGGAGGCTCTGCAGTGCCTGATTATGCTCGAACAGGCCGATCTCAACCTATGCTGCCGCGGTACCGCACGGAAAGGGACAGCTGATGGGAAGCGCAAACTCGCTGGTGATGCCGTGGGACGTTCAGTGCTGCGAGGTGGCGGTACCGTAGCGTTGGGTCTCCCTCAGTGCAGCGTGCGACGGGTGTCAGCTACGGCGAGGCAATGGGAGCGGtcgctgaagaagaagcagcCCAAGACGTGCACCGGCGGTTCCTCTCAGCGAAGCGGGTCACCACAGGCAGCTGCAGTGAGCCCACCGAAGGTTCCGCTGGTTCTGGTGTCCGACGCGTACCTCAAGCCGGTGCTAACGCGCGTCGGCGCTTCCAGCGCTCTTTTGTCTGACtacgcggctgctgctcgcacCACTACCGCTAATCGCACAGCTCTCTCGCTGGAGTCGGCGTCCGTGTACGACTCGGCGTGGTATGCGGAGCGGCAAAGGCGCCGCGACGCTGCCCGCGAGAAAGCACGCCTGTGGAACTCGCATAGGGTGATGAAGACGCTGCTGGGGTGGACAGCGTCGCCGGGGGAACCCAGCAGCGACATCGAAGAGCCACTCAGCGCTACGGCGGGACGCTTTGAGGACGGTCACATCTTCGCCCTTGGCACCAAAGCCACTACCATGGGCCTTAGTAATCCCCTCACCGCAGCGGGCAAGACATCATCGCCACCGGTTCTTACACTTCCTCCGATCCTGGCCCTACGCAGCCCAACTGccaactctctctcccctgttGTAGACGACGCAATGGCGTCtcctgacgctgccgcagcggcgctcgcggctctcctctgtgtgtctcCAACAACTGCGATCGATGCCGCGGTGCACCACGGCCTGCCCTCACGCAAGGTCTTACACGCCGAAATGGCTGCTGCGAAGGCACGTATGCGGCAATCCGTGCAACTCCGTGCCGCTTGCCAGCGCGAGCATAGAGCCATGGCAACGGAGGTAGGCGATGACAGCGTTGTGGACGTGGTCGAACAACTCGATAGTGTTGACACTGACAGCCTGTCTGAAGAGCAACGTGATCCTGACAAAGCTACCAGCGCCGATAGTGTAGGTCGCCGCTCGCACCAAGGGCAGATGAAGTCGGGCCATGGAGCCCCCATCGCTGCCTCCATTTCACCACTGGGCAAGTCTGGGTgtgcgccgcggcgtgcGCTACAGTCGCATGAGGGGGCTGAGCCTCGCCGCATGGCCACCGTGCCACTGCCCACTGCCACCACACGCCAAGAGCTCTTTGGCAACAGCACGTGGCTCCACAAGTGA
- a CDS encoding SNF-7-like protein, conserved (TriTrypDB/GeneDB-style sysID: LpmP.34.0520), with protein sequence MNRLFGKANSTPKPTLEDASNRISGRSDVVDARISKIDAELMKVKEQIQRSRGMTQSRYKQRAVQLLQQKRMYQNQQDMMMQQQFNVDQLQFTTETVKDTQVQVAAMKQANKELRKGMKKLNIDKVEDLQDELADLYMDTQEIQEIMGRAYDVPEDIDEDEMLGELDALDFDMEKENDADYLADALSMPGTKLPDVPTGNKVDGGGQESNTVDPYSLEAQLGL encoded by the coding sequence ATGAACCGCCTCTTCGGTAAGGCCAACAGCACCCCCAAGCCAACCTTGGAGGATGCCAGCAATCGCATCAGCGGCCGCTCAGACGTCGTTGATGCCCGCATTTCCAAGATCGATGCGGAGCTGATGAAGGTGAAGGAGCAGATCCAGCGGTCGCGCGGCATGACGCAGAGCCGCTACAAGCAGCGAGCGGTGCAGTTGCTTCAGCAGAAGCGCATGTACCAGAACCAACAGGACATgatgatgcagcagcagttcaaCGTGGACCAGCTACAGTTTACGACAGAGACAGTGAAGGACACGCAGGTACAGGTGGCGGCAATGAAGCAGGCGAacaaggagctgcgcaagggCATGAAGAAGCTGAACATTGACAAAGTGGAGGACTTGCAGGATGAGCTCGCCGACCTGTACATGGACACGCAGGAGATTCAAGAAATCATGGGCCGCGCCTACGATGTGCCGGAGGACATCGATGAGGACGAGATGCTCGGCGAGCTGGACGCGCTCGACTTCGACATGGAGAAGGAAAATGACGCAGATTACCTGGCTGACGCACTGTCTATGCCCGGTACGAAGCTGCCTGACGTGCCGACGGGCAACAAGGTGGATGGGGGTGGTCAGGAGTCGAACACGGTGGACCCGTATAGCctcgaggcgcagctgggCTTGTAG